A genome region from Bifidobacterium coryneforme includes the following:
- a CDS encoding threonine aldolase family protein, translated as MLSFVNDYSEGAHPAVLQRLIDTNMEQLPGYGRDRYCSSAARKIAEDCSCPQAQVFFMAGGTQTNQTIVSCILKPWQGLVAADTGHVNVHEAGAIEAVDHKVLTVEGDRGKIRPDTLDSYLEGFYADGNHEQMVFPGMVYISHPTEYGTLYTRQELEQLSDICHRYEIPLYLDGARLGYGLVAPGTDVDLDDIAALCDIFYIGGTKVGALCGEAVVFPKGDAPEHMSTMIKRRGALLAKGRLLGIQFDALFTDDLYKRISRNAIDTATMIKDALREKGYQIYMDSPTNQTFVRLDNRKMEELAEHVAFDFWERSDADHTIIRFATSWATSIEDTKALIDLL; from the coding sequence ATGCTCTCATTCGTCAACGACTATTCCGAAGGCGCCCATCCCGCAGTCCTTCAGCGGCTGATCGACACCAACATGGAGCAGCTCCCCGGATACGGCAGGGACCGGTATTGCAGCTCGGCAGCACGCAAAATAGCCGAAGACTGCTCCTGCCCCCAGGCCCAGGTCTTCTTCATGGCGGGTGGCACACAGACCAATCAGACCATCGTCTCCTGCATCCTCAAGCCTTGGCAGGGCCTTGTCGCCGCGGATACCGGACACGTGAACGTCCACGAAGCGGGGGCCATCGAGGCAGTCGACCACAAGGTCCTTACGGTCGAGGGAGACCGGGGGAAGATTCGCCCTGACACCCTGGATTCATACCTTGAAGGGTTCTACGCCGACGGCAACCACGAGCAGATGGTCTTCCCCGGCATGGTGTACATATCCCACCCCACCGAATACGGCACGCTCTACACCCGGCAGGAACTTGAGCAGCTCTCTGATATCTGCCACCGGTATGAGATCCCCCTCTATCTGGATGGCGCCCGGTTGGGATACGGCCTGGTGGCACCGGGGACGGATGTGGACCTGGACGACATCGCCGCTCTCTGCGACATCTTCTATATCGGTGGAACCAAGGTGGGCGCCCTCTGCGGTGAGGCCGTGGTCTTCCCCAAGGGTGACGCCCCTGAGCACATGAGCACGATGATCAAGCGGCGTGGGGCCCTCCTGGCCAAGGGAAGGCTGCTCGGCATACAGTTTGATGCCCTCTTCACCGATGACCTGTACAAGCGGATAAGCCGCAATGCCATCGACACCGCCACGATGATCAAGGATGCCTTGAGGGAGAAGGGCTATCAAATCTATATGGACTCCCCCACCAATCAGACCTTCGTACGCCTGGACAACAGGAAGATGGAGGAGCTGGCCGAGCATGTGGCCTTTGACTTCTGGGAGCGCAGCGATGCCGACCACACAATCATCAGGTTCGCCACATCCTGGGCCACATCAATCGAGGACACCAAGGCCCTGATTGACCTGCTCTGA
- a CDS encoding MetQ/NlpA family ABC transporter substrate-binding protein produces the protein MANRRTRAKRELAVVSVLMVVVAILMGVAYVRINRPTQGEREISIGVVGNADEEIWKAVQHELDARNTGIRVRLKSFQYGRYANQALANKETDLNAFQHYAFMEQESRKNGYHFAAVGDTYISPLNLYSKRYASVDQIKPGERLAIPNDPIDLGRALKVLDSAGLITLRDPKATTPVPEDVVGNPRGLVLDQVDPTGIVNLLPDYAAGITNTNFIIDAGMKVDDAIYQVPGGLKSPANHPYVNIIVARAADKERPDLKTLVSAYHSKYVADAINRYYKGAAVPAFSY, from the coding sequence ATGGCAAACAGAAGAACCAGGGCCAAGAGGGAACTGGCTGTCGTGTCCGTGCTCATGGTAGTTGTGGCCATCCTGATGGGCGTTGCATACGTCCGTATCAACCGGCCGACCCAGGGGGAGCGGGAAATCAGCATCGGTGTCGTGGGCAATGCAGACGAGGAGATATGGAAGGCAGTCCAGCATGAGCTTGATGCCCGCAACACCGGAATCCGGGTGAGGCTGAAGTCCTTCCAGTACGGGCGATACGCCAACCAGGCCTTGGCGAATAAGGAGACGGATCTCAACGCCTTCCAGCACTATGCCTTCATGGAGCAGGAGTCCAGGAAGAACGGGTACCACTTCGCTGCTGTAGGCGACACTTACATCTCCCCGCTCAACCTCTATTCCAAGCGTTACGCCAGCGTCGACCAGATCAAACCGGGTGAGCGTCTGGCCATCCCCAATGATCCGATAGACCTGGGGCGGGCCTTGAAGGTCCTGGACAGTGCCGGGCTGATTACGTTGCGTGACCCCAAGGCCACCACACCGGTACCGGAAGATGTTGTGGGCAATCCGCGGGGTCTGGTCCTGGACCAGGTGGATCCGACCGGCATCGTGAACCTGCTGCCCGACTATGCCGCTGGAATCACCAACACCAACTTCATCATCGATGCCGGCATGAAGGTTGACGATGCCATCTACCAGGTGCCGGGCGGTCTCAAATCACCTGCCAACCACCCCTATGTCAACATCATCGTGGCCAGGGCCGCCGACAAGGAACGTCCGGACTTGAAGACCCTGGTTTCCGCCTATCACAGCAAGTATGTGGCCGACGCCATCAACCGGTATTACAAGGGGGCCGCCGTCCCTGCCTTCTCATACTGA
- a CDS encoding MetQ/NlpA family ABC transporter substrate-binding protein, whose product MVQTKHAGRKSRAKKELAVLSLVMILLLAAVVGVDLHLDRAGAGAQTVTIGVIGSSDDQIWKAVQQELDRRNEHIRIRLKPFQDAIYVNQATANREVDLNAAQHYAYLEDDARTNHYKLSVIGDTYISPMNLYSRRYSKPSQFQDGDKVAIPNNATNMGRALKVLADAKLIGLRDPKATNPLPEDVVENPKHLRLEQVDPAGILNLLPDYAGGVTNANFVVDAGMSVHDAIHEVPYDLQNPANKPYINIIVTTSDQKDNPTYAKVVKAYHSKLVADTITRVYKGACVPAFKV is encoded by the coding sequence GTGGTACAAACCAAACATGCGGGTCGGAAAAGCCGGGCAAAGAAGGAGCTGGCGGTCCTGAGCCTGGTCATGATACTTCTCCTGGCGGCAGTCGTGGGGGTCGACCTCCACCTGGATCGCGCCGGTGCCGGGGCCCAGACGGTCACCATAGGGGTCATCGGCAGTTCCGATGATCAGATATGGAAGGCGGTCCAGCAGGAGCTGGACCGCCGGAACGAACATATCAGGATTAGGCTGAAGCCCTTCCAGGATGCCATCTACGTCAACCAGGCCACGGCCAACCGGGAGGTGGACCTCAATGCAGCCCAGCACTATGCCTATCTGGAGGATGACGCCAGAACGAACCACTACAAGCTCTCGGTCATCGGGGACACCTACATTTCTCCGATGAACCTCTACTCACGGAGGTACTCCAAGCCCTCCCAATTCCAGGATGGCGACAAGGTGGCCATCCCCAACAACGCCACCAACATGGGTCGCGCATTGAAGGTCCTGGCAGATGCCAAACTGATTGGTCTGCGCGACCCCAAGGCCACCAACCCCCTGCCTGAGGATGTGGTTGAGAACCCCAAGCATCTCCGGTTGGAGCAGGTGGATCCGGCGGGGATCCTCAACCTCCTGCCCGATTATGCCGGTGGGGTGACCAATGCCAATTTCGTCGTTGATGCGGGCATGAGTGTGCACGATGCCATCCACGAGGTCCCATACGACCTGCAGAATCCGGCCAATAAGCCTTATATCAACATCATCGTTACAACCAGTGATCAGAAGGACAATCCGACCTATGCCAAGGTGGTCAAGGCCTACCACTCCAAGCTGGTGGCCGACACAATCACCAGGGTGTACAAGGGGGCCTGTGTGCCGGCCTTCAAGGTTTGA
- a CDS encoding methionine ABC transporter permease, translating to MTSLLTDWFPNVMSRLPEFFDSLVQTLVMVGVSGVISFVLSLIIGVGLIVTRRNGIRRNGLVFNVLDKLIDLFRSIPFIILAAALVPLTRLLMGTAIGPKGAIFPLVVGITPFFSRQIESALAGLDPGYIEAAESMGMSTWQIIWHVYLRESIPAIIRVTTITIVSLVGETATVGIVGGGGLGDFAIRLGYQRYMYDVTMATIIVLVIFIALIELFGRLLAEVIEH from the coding sequence ATGACATCGTTGCTTACCGACTGGTTCCCCAATGTGATGAGCCGGCTTCCCGAGTTCTTCGACAGCCTGGTCCAGACCCTGGTCATGGTCGGGGTATCCGGAGTCATCTCCTTCGTCCTGTCCCTGATTATCGGTGTGGGCCTGATTGTGACCCGCCGCAACGGCATCAGACGCAACGGTCTGGTCTTCAATGTCCTCGACAAACTGATCGATTTGTTCAGATCCATCCCCTTCATCATCCTGGCGGCCGCCCTGGTGCCGTTGACCAGGCTGTTGATGGGGACGGCCATCGGGCCCAAGGGTGCCATCTTCCCCCTGGTTGTGGGAATCACCCCCTTCTTTTCCAGACAGATAGAGTCCGCCCTGGCGGGTCTGGATCCGGGATACATCGAGGCCGCGGAATCCATGGGCATGTCCACCTGGCAGATTATCTGGCACGTGTATCTTCGTGAAAGCATCCCGGCCATCATCCGGGTGACCACAATCACCATCGTCAGTCTGGTGGGGGAGACGGCCACCGTGGGTATCGTGGGCGGAGGCGGGCTGGGGGACTTCGCCATCCGGCTGGGCTACCAGCGGTACATGTATGACGTGACCATGGCCACAATCATCGTTCTGGTCATTTTCATCGCCCTGATTGAACTCTTCGGCCGGCTCCTGGCCGAGGTCATCGAGCACTGA
- a CDS encoding methionine ABC transporter ATP-binding protein: protein MNDQTPAVEIRDLTKTYRSDDEEDKTALADVSLSIEEGDIFGIIGLSGAGKSTLVRCINGLEGYDSGSVRVRGREVRDLNPADLRSLRQRTGMIFQHFNLMPSRTVAGNVELPLLGGGMRKPERASRVAELLDLVGLSDLADHYPAELSGGQQQRVAIARALANEPDILLSDEATSALDPNTTKSILQLLRDLHDSLGITVVLITHEMSVIRQICNKIAVIDHGTIVEQGRVFDVFADPQAQLTRSFVDTTSNLDKITDLLAQDSPLVALDPGQVILRMSYVSKEISEALVSHISRAFDLDVNIIFGDIDVVEGSPLGGLVVKVAGTEGHIEDALAYLKGRNIGIEVLKS from the coding sequence GTGAACGATCAGACACCGGCGGTGGAGATTCGTGATCTCACCAAGACATATCGCAGTGACGATGAAGAGGACAAGACGGCCCTGGCTGATGTCTCCTTGAGTATCGAGGAGGGGGACATCTTCGGCATCATCGGCCTGAGCGGAGCCGGAAAGTCCACTCTTGTTCGGTGCATCAATGGCCTGGAGGGGTACGACTCGGGCAGTGTCAGGGTGCGGGGACGGGAGGTGCGCGACCTGAATCCGGCCGATCTGCGCTCCCTTCGGCAGCGCACCGGGATGATCTTCCAGCACTTCAATCTGATGCCCTCCCGCACCGTGGCAGGCAATGTGGAGCTTCCCCTTCTTGGGGGCGGTATGCGGAAACCTGAGCGGGCATCCAGGGTGGCCGAACTTCTGGACCTGGTCGGATTGTCGGACCTGGCAGACCACTACCCCGCAGAGCTCTCGGGTGGTCAGCAGCAGCGTGTGGCCATCGCCAGGGCACTGGCCAACGAGCCGGACATCCTGCTCAGCGATGAGGCCACCAGCGCCTTGGACCCCAACACCACCAAGTCCATCCTCCAGCTTCTGCGTGACCTCCATGACAGCCTGGGCATCACGGTGGTCCTGATTACCCACGAAATGTCCGTCATCAGGCAGATATGCAACAAGATCGCAGTCATTGACCACGGCACGATCGTGGAGCAGGGGAGGGTCTTCGATGTCTTCGCCGACCCCCAGGCCCAGCTGACCAGGTCATTCGTGGACACCACCTCCAATCTTGACAAGATCACCGACCTCCTGGCCCAGGATTCGCCCTTGGTGGCCCTGGATCCGGGGCAGGTCATCCTGCGCATGTCCTATGTCTCCAAGGAGATATCAGAGGCCTTGGTTTCGCATATCTCCCGCGCCTTCGACCTGGATGTCAACATCATCTTCGGTGATATCGATGTGGTCGAGGGCTCTCCACTAGGGGGCCTGGTGGTCAAGGTCGCCGGGACGGAGGGGCACATCGAGGACGCCCTGGCGTACCTGAAGGGTCGCAATATCGGAATCGAGGTTCTCAAGTCATGA
- the purT gene encoding formate-dependent phosphoribosylglycinamide formyltransferase, translating to MTNSVMSAGPPSATDRPLGNPLGSQPTRVLLLGSGELGREICISLIRLGAWVCAVDSYQGAPAAQVAQSSKVLPMTDPEALRALITEIRPDLIVPEVEAIATDQLEWAAKQGIQVVPSSGLAAMCMDREALRTFAHDTVGLDTTPYRFAQNPDQLRLGAEQVGLPCIVKPVMSSSGHGQTMVRTWQDLDEAWRVAQTDARAGVHEGRPCRVIVEALAPLAHELTVLTVSSSAGIATCEPIGQCQEDGDYRQSWQPAGLDQAILEGATSIARRLVLAMTNLAREQGETGWGVYGVEIFVLKDGRVLFNEVSPRPHDTGMVTMISQRLSEFDLHARAILGIPVRQGDLGLVLPPGWSAASQAVLTRGEGEVTFTGVPRVLSEPGTDLRIFSKPEVHGQRRMAVALALGPDQDEARRKTDQMVQGLHARVGKG from the coding sequence ATGACCAATTCCGTCATGTCCGCCGGACCGCCATCCGCCACCGACCGCCCCCTGGGTAACCCACTGGGCAGTCAACCCACCAGGGTTCTCCTGCTCGGATCAGGTGAACTGGGGAGGGAAATCTGCATCAGCCTGATTCGGCTGGGGGCGTGGGTCTGCGCCGTCGATTCCTACCAGGGCGCACCGGCGGCCCAGGTGGCCCAGTCTTCCAAGGTTCTGCCCATGACCGACCCTGAGGCCCTGCGTGCCCTGATTACTGAAATCCGACCGGACCTGATTGTGCCCGAGGTAGAGGCCATCGCCACCGACCAACTGGAATGGGCCGCCAAGCAGGGCATCCAGGTTGTTCCGTCTTCCGGACTGGCCGCCATGTGCATGGACAGGGAGGCCCTTCGAACCTTCGCCCATGACACCGTAGGCCTGGATACGACCCCCTATCGATTCGCCCAGAATCCCGACCAGCTCCGCCTGGGAGCCGAGCAGGTGGGGCTGCCCTGCATTGTCAAACCCGTCATGAGTTCATCCGGGCACGGGCAGACCATGGTGCGCACCTGGCAGGACCTGGATGAGGCCTGGCGGGTGGCCCAGACTGATGCCCGGGCGGGTGTCCATGAGGGCCGACCCTGCAGGGTGATTGTCGAAGCCCTGGCCCCCCTGGCCCACGAGCTGACCGTCCTGACCGTCTCCTCCAGTGCCGGAATCGCCACCTGCGAGCCCATCGGACAGTGTCAGGAGGACGGGGATTACCGACAGTCCTGGCAGCCCGCAGGTCTGGACCAGGCCATATTGGAGGGGGCAACCTCCATAGCACGAAGGCTGGTCCTGGCCATGACCAACCTGGCCCGGGAACAGGGAGAAACCGGCTGGGGGGTGTACGGGGTGGAGATCTTTGTCCTCAAAGACGGCCGTGTCCTCTTCAACGAGGTGTCACCAAGACCGCATGATACGGGCATGGTCACGATGATCTCCCAGCGGCTTTCGGAGTTCGACCTCCATGCCCGGGCCATCCTGGGCATCCCGGTCCGTCAAGGGGATCTGGGACTCGTCCTGCCTCCGGGATGGAGCGCCGCCAGTCAGGCCGTGCTCACCCGGGGCGAGGGAGAGGTCACCTTCACTGGAGTCCCCCGGGTCCTGTCCGAGCCCGGCACCGATTTGCGCATCTTCTCCAAGCCCGAAGTCCATGGTCAACGACGGATGGCCGTTGCCCTGGCCCTGGGACCCGATCAGGATGAGGCCAGACGGAAGACCGACCAGATGGTCCAAGGACTTCATGCCCGGGTGGGTAAAGGCTGA
- the purC gene encoding phosphoribosylaminoimidazolesuccinocarboxamide synthase, producing the protein MEKLGMLYQGKAKKLYETDNPDVLWVEYTDQATAGNGAKKENIAGKAHLNNQITSVVFNLLARRGIPSHFIRRISDTEQLNRHMTMFPLEIVMRNKAAGSFAERYGVEEGTVLKQPVLEFFYKSDALNDPFINREDILALDLASAQDLDIIAAKTREINQALTAIFKAIEVELVDFKIEMGRSSQGVILLADEITPDTCRLWSTRNRDEGITHLDKDIFRRDLGSIIPAYQTILDGLTRLDQAEETRQD; encoded by the coding sequence ATGGAAAAGTTGGGAATGCTCTACCAAGGCAAAGCTAAGAAGCTCTACGAGACGGATAATCCAGATGTGCTCTGGGTCGAATACACAGACCAGGCGACGGCAGGTAACGGGGCCAAGAAAGAGAACATCGCAGGCAAGGCCCATCTCAACAACCAAATCACTTCGGTGGTCTTCAATCTCCTTGCCCGGAGGGGGATTCCCAGCCATTTCATCCGTCGGATTTCCGACACCGAACAACTCAACCGACACATGACCATGTTCCCCCTGGAGATTGTCATGCGGAACAAGGCCGCAGGTTCCTTCGCGGAACGGTACGGGGTCGAAGAGGGGACCGTCCTCAAGCAGCCGGTCCTTGAGTTCTTCTACAAGTCCGATGCCTTGAACGACCCCTTCATCAACCGGGAGGACATTCTGGCCCTGGACCTGGCCTCCGCGCAGGACCTGGACATCATCGCCGCCAAGACCCGTGAAATCAACCAGGCCCTGACCGCCATCTTCAAGGCCATCGAGGTTGAATTGGTGGACTTCAAAATCGAAATGGGCCGCTCCTCCCAGGGGGTCATCCTCCTGGCCGACGAAATCACCCCCGACACCTGCCGCCTGTGGTCGACCCGGAACCGGGATGAGGGCATCACCCACCTGGACAAGGACATCTTCCGCAGGGACCTGGGAAGCATCATTCCTGCCTATCAGACCATTCTGGACGGTCTGACCCGCCTGGATCAGGCCGAAGAGACCAGGCAGGACTGA
- a CDS encoding phosphoribosylformylglycinamidine synthase, which translates to MVFRVYTEKQPGFDVAARQLTEQIHTVLGIHQLQSVRLINRYDLEGIDTELFKESLPTVFSQPQTDRVSRTLDQALAAKDPGRDAHGDPSRVFAVAALPGQFDQRADSAAQCVQLIGQGQRPTVATATVYVLMGELSDDQVSTIQDYVINPVESRLTGLEKPETLQMNPGSPKEVPVLTGFRDLDEQALHDLMTSQDLAMDLDDIRFCQDHYRQEDRDPTLTELKVIDTYWSDHCRHTTFGTDLTNIEIDDKVVRQAFDRYLSLRKDLDRQDRRLCLMDMGTIGARYLKKEGILRGLDESEEVNACTVRTTVDVDGEDQDWLFLFKNETHNHPTEIEPFGGAATCIGGAIRDPLSGRSYVYQAMRVTGAADPRTPLEQTLAGKLPQRRIVQSAADGYSSYGNQIGLATGQVHELYHPGYQAKRMEVGAVVAATPADHVIREEPAPGDLIILVGGRTGRDGIGGATGASKSQNTESLDECGTEVQKGNAPEERKLQRLFRRKDACRLIKRCNDFGAGGVAVAVGELADGLKINLDRVPLKYQGLDGTEIAISESQERMAVAVSARDAQTFIGYAEEENLEATVIAEVTEEPSLHMTWRSKTIVDIPREFLGSNGAPHQASAHVPAGCDYRTPWDHPGSLESRYQELLADINVCSNKGLAERFDSTIGASTVLMPFGGARQLTPAQAMVSKLPVDGSTSTASAMAWGFNPYISQCNPYAGAYLAVAESLSKLVASGFSRSRAYLSLQEYYPKPGQDPDRWGLPVAGVLGALQAQLDLGVGAIGGKDSMSGSFEDLDVPPTLISFAVSLGKAQSVVSPEFKQTGNPVYLLTPDASDQELLPSANGLKAAMDLMEDLSGSGLVRAASTPGYGCLAQSIFEMCLGNRLGLTLDPSVEADRLFRPAYGSFIFELDRNTPMPDCPAGTSLTRMGTVEEEYHLVLGHDDLDLDGLEEIWAEGLEDVFPYRGRGEKVEVIGQTGPYRASHEAAVAQPAVGKDQDITTGPALGSRAKPRVVIPVFPGTNCEYDSRKAFIEAGAEVETLVIRNLTPEDVSTSSRALADAIGSSQIVMLPGGFSGGDEPDGSAKFIASFFRSDRVADAVRDLLKNRDGLMLGICNGFQALIKLGLVPYGDIVAAESTAPTLTYNTIGRHQSKLVNTRISSNRSPWLSACRVGDIHTMAISHGEGRFVSDQSTLHNLIKQDQVAAQYVDADGHPSMDLDINPNGSCLSIEGITSPDGRVLGKMGHTERSGPDLYRNIPDRCFQPLFRSGVTYFAD; encoded by the coding sequence TTGGTCTTCCGTGTCTATACAGAAAAACAGCCCGGCTTCGATGTGGCAGCCCGCCAGCTGACCGAACAGATCCATACCGTCCTGGGCATCCACCAACTGCAATCCGTCCGCCTGATCAACAGGTACGACCTGGAGGGTATCGATACCGAACTCTTCAAGGAAAGCCTGCCTACGGTATTCAGCCAGCCTCAGACCGACCGGGTCTCCCGAACCCTGGACCAGGCACTGGCGGCAAAAGACCCTGGAAGGGACGCCCACGGCGATCCTTCCAGGGTCTTTGCCGTTGCAGCCCTGCCGGGCCAGTTCGACCAACGCGCCGATTCGGCGGCCCAGTGCGTCCAGCTGATTGGACAGGGGCAGCGGCCCACCGTGGCTACCGCAACCGTCTATGTGCTTATGGGCGAACTCAGCGATGACCAGGTGTCGACCATCCAGGATTACGTCATCAACCCTGTCGAATCCCGATTGACCGGCCTGGAGAAGCCCGAAACCCTACAGATGAATCCGGGCAGCCCGAAAGAGGTGCCCGTCCTGACCGGTTTCCGAGACCTTGACGAGCAGGCCCTGCACGATCTGATGACCAGTCAGGACCTGGCGATGGATCTGGACGATATCCGCTTCTGTCAGGACCACTACCGGCAAGAGGACAGGGACCCGACCCTGACCGAGCTGAAAGTAATCGACACATATTGGTCCGATCACTGCCGCCACACCACGTTCGGCACCGACCTGACCAATATCGAAATCGACGACAAGGTAGTCCGCCAGGCCTTCGACAGGTATCTGTCCCTCAGAAAGGACCTGGACCGCCAAGACCGCCGTCTCTGCCTGATGGATATGGGCACCATCGGTGCCCGATATCTGAAGAAGGAGGGGATTCTGCGGGGACTGGACGAGTCCGAAGAGGTCAACGCCTGCACCGTTCGCACCACCGTCGACGTGGACGGGGAGGACCAGGATTGGCTGTTCCTCTTCAAGAACGAGACCCACAACCATCCCACGGAAATCGAGCCCTTCGGAGGGGCGGCAACCTGCATCGGTGGCGCCATCCGTGACCCCCTGTCGGGACGCAGCTACGTCTACCAGGCCATGCGGGTGACGGGAGCGGCCGATCCCAGAACACCCTTGGAGCAGACCCTGGCCGGCAAGCTGCCCCAGCGCCGCATCGTCCAATCAGCGGCCGACGGGTATTCGTCCTACGGAAACCAGATCGGTCTGGCCACCGGGCAGGTCCACGAGCTCTATCATCCCGGATACCAGGCCAAGCGCATGGAGGTCGGCGCAGTCGTGGCGGCCACCCCTGCCGACCATGTCATCCGTGAGGAACCAGCCCCCGGCGACCTGATCATTCTGGTCGGCGGTCGGACCGGGCGCGACGGGATAGGTGGAGCAACAGGCGCTTCGAAGTCGCAGAACACCGAGAGCCTCGACGAGTGCGGAACCGAGGTGCAGAAGGGCAACGCCCCTGAGGAGCGCAAGCTGCAACGTCTCTTCCGCCGTAAGGACGCCTGCCGCCTCATCAAGCGCTGCAACGATTTCGGAGCGGGCGGCGTGGCAGTGGCCGTGGGAGAGCTCGCGGACGGCCTCAAGATAAACCTGGACCGGGTTCCGCTGAAGTACCAGGGGCTTGATGGCACGGAAATCGCCATCTCCGAAAGTCAGGAACGGATGGCTGTGGCCGTGTCGGCCCGGGATGCCCAGACCTTCATCGGGTATGCCGAAGAGGAGAACCTTGAAGCCACCGTCATCGCCGAGGTGACCGAGGAACCCAGCCTGCATATGACCTGGCGGTCCAAGACCATCGTCGACATCCCCAGGGAGTTCCTGGGATCCAACGGTGCCCCGCATCAGGCGAGCGCCCATGTCCCCGCCGGGTGCGACTACCGCACCCCCTGGGACCACCCGGGGTCGCTGGAGTCCCGCTACCAGGAGCTCCTGGCCGATATCAACGTATGCTCCAACAAGGGGCTGGCCGAGCGTTTCGATTCCACCATCGGCGCCTCCACGGTCCTCATGCCCTTCGGCGGCGCCCGGCAGCTGACCCCGGCGCAGGCCATGGTCTCCAAGCTGCCGGTGGACGGATCCACATCGACCGCCTCCGCCATGGCCTGGGGGTTCAACCCCTATATCAGCCAGTGCAACCCCTACGCAGGCGCCTACCTGGCCGTCGCGGAGAGCCTGTCCAAACTGGTGGCATCCGGATTCAGCCGTTCAAGGGCCTATCTGAGTCTTCAGGAGTACTACCCCAAGCCGGGTCAGGACCCCGACCGCTGGGGTCTGCCGGTGGCCGGGGTCCTGGGGGCACTCCAGGCCCAGCTTGACCTGGGTGTCGGAGCCATAGGGGGCAAGGACTCCATGTCCGGCAGTTTTGAGGACCTGGACGTTCCACCAACCCTGATCAGCTTTGCGGTCAGCCTGGGAAAGGCCCAATCAGTCGTCTCACCTGAGTTCAAGCAGACCGGCAACCCGGTCTACCTCCTGACCCCCGACGCATCCGACCAGGAACTCCTTCCCTCGGCCAACGGTCTCAAGGCCGCGATGGACCTGATGGAAGACCTGTCCGGCAGTGGACTGGTCCGGGCTGCGTCCACGCCCGGATACGGGTGCCTGGCCCAGTCCATCTTCGAAATGTGCCTGGGCAACCGGCTGGGACTGACCCTTGACCCCTCCGTGGAGGCAGACCGTCTCTTCCGCCCGGCATATGGCAGCTTCATCTTCGAGCTCGACCGGAACACCCCGATGCCCGACTGCCCTGCCGGCACATCCCTGACCAGGATGGGAACGGTCGAGGAGGAGTATCACCTGGTTCTGGGGCATGATGATCTTGACCTGGATGGACTGGAAGAGATCTGGGCGGAAGGCCTGGAGGACGTCTTCCCCTATCGAGGCAGGGGCGAAAAGGTGGAGGTCATAGGCCAGACTGGACCTTATAGAGCCTCCCACGAGGCCGCTGTGGCGCAACCGGCAGTTGGCAAAGACCAGGACATCACCACCGGGCCCGCCTTGGGCAGCCGGGCAAAACCCCGGGTCGTCATCCCGGTCTTCCCCGGCACCAACTGTGAGTACGATTCCCGCAAGGCCTTCATCGAGGCCGGTGCCGAGGTGGAGACTCTGGTCATCAGGAACCTGACCCCCGAAGACGTTTCCACCAGCAGCCGGGCCCTGGCCGATGCCATCGGATCCAGCCAGATCGTCATGCTTCCCGGCGGATTCTCCGGCGGCGACGAGCCGGACGGGTCGGCCAAGTTCATTGCCTCCTTCTTCCGCTCCGACCGGGTGGCCGATGCAGTCCGTGACCTTCTGAAGAACCGGGACGGCCTTATGCTGGGCATCTGCAACGGCTTCCAGGCCCTGATCAAGCTGGGACTGGTCCCCTACGGCGATATCGTCGCCGCAGAATCAACGGCCCCCACCCTGACCTACAACACCATCGGACGCCACCAGAGCAAGCTGGTCAACACGCGAATCAGTTCCAATCGCTCCCCCTGGCTCTCGGCCTGCAGGGTGGGAGACATCCATACCATGGCCATCAGCCATGGCGAAGGAAGGTTCGTGTCCGACCAGTCGACCCTGCACAACCTGATAAAGCAGGACCAGGTGGCGGCCCAGTACGTGGATGCCGACGGACACCCCTCCATGGATCTGGACATCAACCCCAACGGGTCGTGCCTCTCCATCGAGGGCATCACCAGTCCGGACGGCAGAGTCCTCGGAAAGATGGGCCACACGGAGCGCAGCGGCCCCGACCTGTACAGGAACATCCCGGACAGGTGCTTCCAACCACTCTTCCGCTCGGGGGTGACCTACTTTGCCGACTAG